One Bos indicus x Bos taurus breed Angus x Brahman F1 hybrid chromosome 6, Bos_hybrid_MaternalHap_v2.0, whole genome shotgun sequence genomic window carries:
- the NKX3-2 gene encoding homeobox protein Nkx-3.2, with the protein MAVRGANTLTPFSIQAILNKKEERGGLPATEGRSVPGGTAVAVASAPAVCCWRLFGETDAGALGGAEDSLLASPAGTRTAAGRTAESPGGWDSDSALSEENEGGRRCAEPPGASGACRAGATLGLGQPVCELPAAKDLEEEAAGRSDSEMSASVSGDRSPRAEDDGVGPGGARVPTLCSGGGGGRPAGGAEEEEGPAAPKPRKKRSRAAFSHAQVFELERRFNHQRYLSGPERADLAASLKLTETQVKIWFQNRRYKTKRRQMAADLLASAPAAKKVAVKVLVRDDQRQYLPGEVLRPPSLLPLQPSYYYPYYCLPGWALSTCAAAAGTQ; encoded by the exons ATGGCTGTGCGCGGCGCCAACACCTTGACGCCCTTCTCCATCCAGGCGATCCTCAACAAGAAAGAGGAGCGCGGCGGGCTGCCCGCGACCGAGGGGCGCTCGGTACCCGGGGGCACAGCGGTGGCAGTGGCTTCGGCGCCCGCTGTCTGTTGCTGGCGACTTTTTGGGGAGACAGACGCGGGCGCGCTGGGGGGCGCCGAGGACTCTCTGCTGGCGTCGCCTGCGGGGACCAGAACGGCTGCGGGGCGGACCGCGGAGAGCCCGGGCGGCTGGGACTCGGACTCGGCGCTGAGCGAGGAGAACGAGGGCGGCCGGCGCTGCGCGGAGCCGCCGGGGGCCAGCGGCGCCTGCCGTGCAGGGGCGACCCTGGGCCTCGGCCAGCCGGTCTGCGAGCTGCCCGCCGCCAAGGACCTGGAGGAGGAAGCCGCAGGCCGGAGCGACAGTGAGATGTCGGCCAGCGTCTCAG GCGACCGCAGCCCGAGGGCCGAGGACGACGGGGTTGGCCCGGGAGGCGCACGCGTGCCCACGCTGTgcagcggcggtggcggcggcaggCCGGCGGGCGgcgcggaggaggaggaggggcccgCTGCGCCCAAGCCCCGCAAGAAGCGTTCGCGCGCCGCCTTCTCGCACGCGCAGGTCTTCGAGCTGGAGCGCCGCTTCAACCACCAGCGCTACCTGTCCGGGCCGGAGCGCGCAGACCTGGCCGCGTCGCTGAAGCTCACTGAGACGCAGGTGAAGATCTGGTTCCAGAACCGTCGCTACAAGACCAAGCGCCGGCAGATGGCTGCCGACCTGCTGGCCTCGGCGCCCGCCGCCAAGAAGGTGGCGGTGAAGGTGCTGGTCCGCGACGATCAGAGACAGTACCTGCCCGGAGAGGTGCTGCGACCACCCTCGCTGTTGCCCCTGCAGCCCTCCTACTATTACCCTTATTACTGCCTCCCTGGCTGGGCGCTCTCCACGTGCGCGGCCGCCGCGGGCACCCAGTGA